GCCGCCCTTGATCTGCTTCACGTAGGCGGCCACGCCTTCGTTGCCCTTGCCGCCGATGCCGGCCGGCCACTGGACCGAGGTGCCTTCACCGACCTTGCTCTTCCACTCCGGGCTGACCTTGGACAGGTAGTTGACGAAGTTGAAGGTGGTGCCCGAGCCGTCCGAGCGGTGGACGATGGTGATCTTGGCGTTCGGCAGGGTCAGGCCGCTGTTCAGGGCAGCGATGGCCGGGTCGTTCCAGGTCTTGATCTTGCCCAGGAAGATGTTGGCCAGGGTCGGGCCGTCCAGCTTCAGCGCGCCCGGGGCGACGCCGGCCACGTTGATCACCGGCACCACGCCGCCGATGACCGAGGGGAACTGGGCCAGGCCGGCAGCCGCCAGTTCTTCCGGCTTCAGCGGGGCGTCGGAGGAGCCGAAGTCCACGGTAGCGGCCTTGATCTGGGCGATACCACCACCGGAGCCGATCGACTGGTAGTTGACCTTCTTGCCGGTCGCGGTGCTGTAGTCCGCCGACCACTTGGACATGACCGGGTAGATGAACGAGGCGCCCGCGCCGGTGACATCGGCGGCGTTGGCGGCAAACACGGACGATGCAGCCAGAATGGCGACAGCGGCGCGCGACTTGAAGGCGTGGATCACGGGAGAGACTCCTGGGGTGGTCGAAGGGCGGCTGCCCGACGTTTCGGTGCACATTCCATAACGGTTGCGTGACACGCCTGCGTCTGTCATATGACGTTGCGGTGACAGTGCTGGCGGCCTTGCGCAGGCAACAGAAAAGGCACGGCCGGAGCCGTGCCTTCGTTGCAGCGCGTGCGTCGGGTATTACCAGAAGAACTGCGCGCGGGCTTCCAGGATGTTCGGATCGTCGTTGACGAAACCGCGGGCGGTGGAGCTGTACTTCTTGCTGTCCACCATCACGTAGTTGACCATGAACTTGAAGTTCGAGCGCCAGTACCAGTTGGCGCCGACGGTCCAGATGTCCATCTTGCCGCCCAGCACGCCATCGACGATCGGCGGGCGACCGGCCACCGGGTTGGCCGACAGATTGCCGTCGTTCAGATCCATGTGGTCATAGCGCACGCCCAGCTGCCACTGGCCGCCGGCCGGGTTGTTCGGCAGGCCGGTGCCCGGCGTGCCGCCCTTGTAGCTCCAGGTTTCGCCGGTCACGTTCCACACGCCGCTGATGTAATAGCCGTCGCTGGTGTAGTTGTCGTGGTCGTAGCGCTTGGCCTTGCTGCTGTAGTACTCGGCCTGGGCCTTGAACGGGCCCTGGAAGTACATGGCTTCGGCGCCGAGGGTGCTGACACGGTCGGTGTCGGTCATGTTGCCGCTGTCGACCAGGCGCGCGGTGGCCAGGTCGGCGTTCGGACGGGCACGCACGCGCAGAGTGTCGGCGTCGGCGTCGTAGTCGACGTAGCTCAGGCCGAAGTGCAGGACCTGGCCCTTCTCGTTGATCGGCGCGAAGGTGCCGCGGGCGCCATAGCCGCTGCCGTGGGCCAGGTTGCGGGTCAGCTCGCGGCCGAACGCGCTGGCGGTGACCGACCAGTTGTCCTGGCCGTAGCTGTAGGCGCCGCCGAGGCGACGGGCCACGGCGTAGGTATTGGTGACCGCGGCCTTGGAAATGAAGTCGTTGTTCTTGGTGCTGGACAGCTCTTCCAGGCTGTTGGGCTGCTTGAACTGGCCGGCCTGGATGAAGTGGTTGGCGTTGCCCAGCAGCTTGTACTTCACGTTGGTGTCGAGGAACTTGTCGGCCTTGGCGTCATAGCCGACCACCCATTCCACGTTGCCCGGGCCCTTGCCCTTCAGCACCAGCTCGGCGCGACGCAGTTCAAACTCGCTGTCCTTGCCGTTGCCGGCGTCACCGCCGTTGAGGTCCACGACGTCATTGTCGAACCAGTTGCCGTCGGCCTGGACCAGGCCTTCAAAGGTGATTTCCGAACCGCCGATCACATCGATGGCGACTTCAGCGTGTGCAGCCGGCACGTACAGCGCAGCAGCCACGGCCACCGTCAGGAGTTGGTGATGCAGTTTCATGGGAAGGAGCCTTGCAGGCAGGTGGGAAGATGCGCGCAGGCTAGAAGGTAAAGATTGCGTAAATGTGACAGTTCACGCGCGACACACATCCGCCGCAGGCCCCATCGCGTCAGGGGCTGCTGATGTAAACCGCTGCATGTGACGCTGCGGTTGCGCACGGATTGCAGTAGTTCCACGCCATGCGTGGATGTTTTTTGCCGTCGGGTCAGAGCCCTGTCTGCGAAAGGGATCCGACCCCGGATCCGACCCCGGGTGACGCTCGCCTACGCGGCGGTCTTTTCCTTGAACCGGCACAGGTCCGCAATCACGCAGCCCGGGCAATCCGGCTTGCGCGCCTTGCACACATAACGCCCGTGCAGGATCAGCCAGT
Above is a genomic segment from Stenotrophomonas sp. ESTM1D_MKCIP4_1 containing:
- the pstS gene encoding phosphate ABC transporter substrate-binding protein PstS, yielding MIHAFKSRAAVAILAASSVFAANAADVTGAGASFIYPVMSKWSADYSTATGKKVNYQSIGSGGGIAQIKAATVDFGSSDAPLKPEELAAAGLAQFPSVIGGVVPVINVAGVAPGALKLDGPTLANIFLGKIKTWNDPAIAALNSGLTLPNAKITIVHRSDGSGTTFNFVNYLSKVSPEWKSKVGEGTSVQWPAGIGGKGNEGVAAYVKQIKGGIGYVELSYALQNKMSYAAMKNAAGKIVQPSDASFSAAAASADWANAKDFYLVMTNAPGDQAWPITATNFILVRKQPKNVAGAKSTQEFFRWIYKNGDAQAKQLDYVPLPDSLVKQIETYWTQNLKY
- a CDS encoding OprO/OprP family phosphate-selective porin, giving the protein MKLHHQLLTVAVAAALYVPAAHAEVAIDVIGGSEITFEGLVQADGNWFDNDVVDLNGGDAGNGKDSEFELRRAELVLKGKGPGNVEWVVGYDAKADKFLDTNVKYKLLGNANHFIQAGQFKQPNSLEELSSTKNNDFISKAAVTNTYAVARRLGGAYSYGQDNWSVTASAFGRELTRNLAHGSGYGARGTFAPINEKGQVLHFGLSYVDYDADADTLRVRARPNADLATARLVDSGNMTDTDRVSTLGAEAMYFQGPFKAQAEYYSSKAKRYDHDNYTSDGYYISGVWNVTGETWSYKGGTPGTGLPNNPAGGQWQLGVRYDHMDLNDGNLSANPVAGRPPIVDGVLGGKMDIWTVGANWYWRSNFKFMVNYVMVDSKKYSSTARGFVNDDPNILEARAQFFW